A region of Halalkaliarchaeum desulfuricum DNA encodes the following proteins:
- a CDS encoding DUF7563 family protein, which produces MATCDHCGSHVSEQFARVFADGQGQLNACPACSANAGIAEVARHRARSGN; this is translated from the coding sequence ATGGCAACCTGCGATCACTGTGGTTCGCACGTATCCGAACAGTTCGCCCGTGTCTTCGCCGACGGCCAGGGACAGCTCAACGCCTGTCCGGCCTGCTCGGCCAACGCGGGGATCGCCGAAGTGGCGCGACACCGAGCCCGCTCGGGGAACTGA
- a CDS encoding phosphohexomutase domain-containing protein: MDTERTDADAISFGTDGWRAPLGEFTDRRLRLVARAIADHLRAEETDGPVAVGYDARESSPGFAETVAETLAGEGFDVLFPERDVPTPVIAHAVVDRGCAGAVVITASHNPPEYNGVKFIPDDGAPALPAVTDDIESRLGEAPGTTGEREDGRIRRFDPIEPHRRAVRRIVDADLDGVAVVYDAMHGSGRGVTDALLSAAGATVIRRRCSRDPDFGGGGPDPVPERLGGLVADVREQDADLGIANDGDADRIAIVTPEGHLDANRFFAATYEALLSEDVLDSPGDGDRDVAAAAKSGERGVVRTVSSTFLIDRIAEAHGESVREVPVGFKWVAEAMADGGVIFGGEESGGFTVRGHVREKDGVLMALLAAAVTAAEPYDTRVDRLFDAHGEIHTARRNVDCPDDRKDAVLAELEGAVPEAVAGEPVDRVVTLDGFKLLLADGSWVLVRPSGTEPKLRVYAEADAADRAAELAGAGEALVDSLR, from the coding sequence ATGGACACCGAGCGGACCGACGCCGACGCGATTTCCTTTGGCACCGACGGCTGGCGGGCGCCCCTGGGGGAGTTTACCGACCGGCGGCTCCGGCTGGTCGCGCGGGCGATCGCCGACCACCTGCGGGCCGAGGAAACGGACGGGCCCGTCGCCGTGGGCTACGACGCCCGCGAGAGTTCGCCGGGGTTCGCCGAGACCGTCGCCGAGACGCTCGCGGGGGAGGGGTTCGACGTCCTGTTTCCCGAGCGAGACGTCCCCACCCCCGTGATCGCCCACGCTGTCGTCGACCGCGGCTGTGCTGGCGCGGTCGTCATCACCGCGTCCCACAATCCCCCGGAGTACAACGGCGTGAAGTTCATCCCCGACGACGGCGCGCCGGCGCTTCCAGCAGTCACGGACGATATCGAATCCCGGCTGGGGGAAGCCCCCGGGACGACCGGGGAACGCGAGGACGGCCGGATCCGCCGGTTCGACCCGATCGAACCGCACCGACGCGCGGTTCGCCGGATCGTCGACGCCGACCTCGACGGGGTTGCGGTCGTGTACGACGCAATGCACGGCAGCGGCCGGGGCGTCACCGACGCCCTGCTTTCCGCGGCCGGGGCGACGGTGATCCGCCGGCGGTGCTCGCGGGACCCCGACTTCGGCGGCGGCGGGCCGGACCCGGTTCCCGAACGGCTCGGGGGACTGGTCGCCGACGTCCGGGAGCAGGACGCGGACCTCGGGATCGCAAACGACGGGGACGCAGACCGGATCGCGATCGTCACGCCCGAGGGCCACCTCGACGCCAACCGCTTTTTCGCGGCGACCTACGAGGCGCTGCTTTCGGAGGACGTTCTCGATTCGCCGGGTGACGGCGACAGGGACGTCGCGGCGGCGGCGAAGTCGGGCGAGCGTGGCGTCGTCCGAACCGTCTCGTCGACCTTCCTGATCGACCGGATCGCCGAGGCTCACGGCGAGTCCGTCCGCGAAGTGCCGGTCGGGTTCAAGTGGGTCGCCGAGGCGATGGCCGACGGGGGCGTGATCTTCGGCGGGGAGGAGTCGGGGGGATTCACCGTCCGGGGGCACGTCCGGGAGAAGGACGGCGTGTTGATGGCGCTGCTCGCGGCCGCCGTGACGGCGGCCGAGCCGTACGACACCAGGGTCGACCGCCTGTTCGACGCCCACGGGGAGATCCACACCGCCCGACGGAACGTCGACTGTCCGGACGACCGGAAGGACGCCGTCCTCGCGGAACTCGAGGGAGCCGTGCCCGAGGCGGTCGCGGGCGAGCCCGTCGACCGGGTGGTCACGCTCGACGGGTTCAAGCTCCTGCTTGCCGACGGCTCGTGGGTGCTCGTGCGCCCGTCGGGGACGGAGCCGAAACTCCGGGTGTACGCGGAGGCCGACGCGGCCGATCGCGCCGCGGAGCTGGCTGGGGCCGGCGAGGCGCTCGTCGACTCGCTGCGGTGA
- the rpiA gene encoding ribose-5-phosphate isomerase RpiA: MKRTGGTDAAKRAAGETAAELVDDGTVVGLGTGSTAAFAIRAIGRRVDAGLDVRGVATSFAARELARECGIPLVELPDVTGVEPGDCGVGAGIDLAIDGADQVADGDLIKGGGAAHAREKLVDDAADRFVVVVDRSKVTETLDDPVPVEVLPDARGSVADRVADLGGEATLRTADRKDGPVVTDNGNLVVDCAFGRIDDPDALATRLSVLPGVVEHGLFVGIADEVYVGDDGGDVDVRWG, encoded by the coding sequence ATGAAGCGGACGGGCGGCACCGACGCGGCGAAACGCGCCGCCGGCGAGACGGCTGCAGAGCTCGTCGATGACGGGACGGTCGTCGGGCTCGGCACCGGTTCGACTGCGGCGTTCGCGATCCGCGCGATCGGCCGCCGGGTCGACGCCGGCCTCGACGTCCGCGGGGTGGCGACGTCGTTTGCGGCCCGGGAACTCGCGCGCGAGTGTGGAATCCCGCTGGTGGAGCTTCCCGACGTCACCGGCGTCGAACCGGGTGACTGCGGCGTTGGTGCCGGGATCGACCTCGCGATCGACGGCGCCGACCAGGTCGCCGACGGCGACCTCATAAAGGGTGGCGGCGCAGCCCACGCCCGCGAGAAACTCGTCGACGACGCGGCCGATCGGTTCGTCGTCGTCGTCGACCGGTCGAAGGTAACCGAAACGCTCGACGATCCGGTCCCGGTCGAGGTGCTGCCGGACGCCCGGGGGTCAGTCGCCGACAGGGTTGCCGACCTCGGCGGCGAGGCGACGCTGCGGACGGCCGACCGGAAGGACGGCCCGGTCGTCACCGACAACGGGAACCTGGTTGTAGACTGCGCGTTCGGCCGGATCGACGACCCTGACGCGCTCGCTACACGGCTCTCTGTGCTCCCCGGGGTCGTCGAACACGGGCTGTTCGTCGGGATCGCAGACGAGGTGTACGTCGGCGACGACGGCGGCGACGTCGACGTCCGCTGGGGATAG
- a CDS encoding aminotransferase class V-fold PLP-dependent enzyme: MGAQESYPVDVEAIRADFPILERKVGGDVTTPGEGPDDTEPLVYLDNAATSHTPEPVVEAITDYYRGYNSNVHRGIHQLSQEASVAYEQAHDRVAEFIGAEGREEIIFTKNTTEAENLVAYAWGLNELGPGDNVVLTQMEHHASLVTWQQLCKKTGAEARFIRVDEDGYLDMDHAAELIDEDTRMISVVHVSNTLGTVNPVAELTAMAHEVGAYSFVDAAQSVPNRPVDVGEIDADFLAFSGHKMLGPTGIGVLYGKQHLLEEMEPYLYGGEMIRRVTYEDAEWEDLPWKFEAGTPVIEQGIALVAAIDYLEDVGLEAIQTHEELLAEYAHGRLTERGDVEIYGPPGDDRGGLVAFNVEGVHAHDLSSILNDYAVAIRAGDHCTQPLHDTLGIAASARASFYLYNTKAEVDKLLEAVDAAAELFG; encoded by the coding sequence ATGGGAGCCCAAGAATCGTATCCAGTCGACGTCGAGGCGATCCGTGCCGACTTCCCGATCCTCGAGCGGAAGGTCGGCGGCGACGTCACAACGCCGGGCGAGGGACCGGACGACACCGAACCGCTGGTGTATCTCGACAACGCGGCGACGAGCCACACCCCCGAGCCGGTCGTCGAGGCGATCACCGACTACTACCGCGGCTACAACTCCAACGTCCACCGCGGCATTCACCAGCTGAGCCAGGAGGCGTCCGTCGCCTACGAACAGGCCCACGACCGGGTCGCGGAGTTCATCGGCGCCGAGGGACGCGAGGAGATCATCTTCACCAAGAACACGACCGAGGCGGAGAACCTCGTCGCGTACGCGTGGGGACTCAACGAGCTCGGTCCGGGCGACAACGTGGTGCTCACTCAAATGGAGCACCACGCGTCGCTGGTCACCTGGCAGCAGCTGTGCAAGAAGACCGGCGCGGAGGCGCGGTTCATCCGGGTCGACGAGGACGGCTATCTCGACATGGATCACGCCGCCGAGCTGATCGACGAGGACACGCGCATGATAAGCGTCGTCCACGTCTCGAACACGCTGGGCACCGTCAATCCCGTCGCCGAGCTGACAGCGATGGCCCACGAAGTGGGGGCGTACTCGTTCGTCGACGCGGCCCAGTCGGTTCCCAACCGACCGGTCGACGTCGGCGAGATCGACGCCGACTTCCTGGCGTTTTCGGGCCACAAGATGCTCGGGCCGACCGGGATCGGCGTGTTGTACGGGAAACAGCACCTCCTCGAGGAGATGGAGCCGTACCTCTACGGCGGCGAGATGATCCGGCGGGTCACCTACGAGGACGCCGAGTGGGAGGATCTCCCCTGGAAGTTCGAGGCCGGAACCCCCGTCATCGAACAGGGGATCGCCCTCGTGGCGGCGATCGACTACCTCGAGGACGTCGGGCTCGAGGCGATTCAGACCCACGAGGAACTGCTCGCAGAGTACGCCCACGGCCGGCTCACGGAGCGGGGCGACGTGGAGATTTACGGGCCGCCGGGCGACGACAGAGGCGGACTGGTGGCGTTCAACGTCGAGGGCGTCCACGCCCACGACCTCTCGAGCATCCTCAACGACTACGCGGTCGCGATCCGGGCGGGCGACCACTGCACGCAGCCGCTGCACGACACCCTCGGGATCGCGGCGTCCGCGCGAGCGTCGTTTTACCTGTACAACACGAAAGCCGAAGTCGACAAGCTACTCGAGGCGGTCGACGCCGCGGCCGAACTGTTCGGATGA
- a CDS encoding RtcB family protein has product MAITLEGEYTTARILVDEESLVEENCLEQIRELVDHPAFTEPVRVMPDAHWGAGAPVGFTMTLPDKVVPNIVGVDVGCGMTATDLGPELPLEDAERERRVREAVPMGRNVHDYDEAPHLVDEFPFDRANEVFDRFAAAYEDRFDRPIDPLEFEFDGYDGDYFKGLCRRVLSRQRQGMGHVIRSAGTLGGGNHFIEFAAARESGDYWLVVHSGSRYLGKSVAEYWQHRANQYRNADAIREIIPDEYAEYLKFDPETVSDRDLYEWVTGGKGESHIRKERVREDFEGTDVEAVFDRLSRPHEDVDERNEELDWLEGREAHGYYVDMLFAQQYARWNRRLMSDAICDVLDVEETDRVESIHNYIDFRDLTIRKGATPAREGQRLIIPFNMAEGSILARGKGNEEWNRTAPHGAGRVMGRREAHEELNIEAFEDAMEGVYSESVVEEVVDEAPMAYKPTEAIAEAIEPTAEIVDWLEVVHNLKAKE; this is encoded by the coding sequence ATGGCCATCACACTCGAGGGCGAGTACACCACCGCCCGGATCCTGGTCGACGAGGAGTCACTCGTCGAGGAGAACTGCCTCGAGCAGATACGCGAACTCGTCGATCACCCGGCGTTCACGGAACCGGTCCGGGTGATGCCGGACGCCCACTGGGGGGCGGGCGCCCCCGTCGGGTTCACGATGACGTTGCCCGACAAAGTGGTCCCGAACATCGTTGGCGTCGACGTGGGATGTGGCATGACTGCCACCGATCTCGGCCCGGAGCTGCCCCTCGAAGATGCGGAACGCGAACGGCGGGTGCGCGAGGCGGTGCCGATGGGCCGGAACGTCCACGACTACGACGAGGCGCCCCACCTCGTCGACGAGTTTCCCTTCGACCGGGCGAACGAGGTGTTCGATCGGTTTGCCGCCGCCTACGAGGACCGGTTCGACCGCCCGATCGATCCGCTCGAGTTCGAGTTCGACGGCTACGACGGCGACTACTTCAAGGGGCTGTGTCGGCGCGTGCTCTCCCGCCAGCGCCAGGGGATGGGTCACGTCATCCGGAGTGCGGGAACCCTCGGCGGCGGGAATCACTTCATCGAGTTCGCGGCGGCCCGCGAGTCGGGCGACTACTGGCTGGTCGTGCACAGTGGGTCGCGGTACCTGGGAAAATCCGTCGCCGAGTACTGGCAACACAGGGCGAACCAGTATCGCAACGCGGACGCGATCCGCGAGATCATTCCCGACGAGTACGCCGAGTATCTCAAATTCGATCCCGAGACAGTCAGCGACCGCGACCTCTACGAGTGGGTGACCGGCGGCAAAGGTGAGTCCCACATCCGCAAAGAGCGGGTTCGTGAAGACTTCGAGGGAACGGACGTCGAAGCGGTGTTCGACCGACTCTCCCGGCCACACGAGGACGTCGACGAGCGAAACGAGGAACTCGACTGGCTCGAGGGACGGGAGGCCCACGGCTACTACGTCGACATGCTGTTCGCCCAGCAGTACGCCCGCTGGAACCGTCGGCTGATGAGCGACGCGATCTGTGACGTGCTGGACGTCGAGGAGACCGATCGAGTCGAGTCGATCCACAACTACATCGACTTCCGGGATCTGACGATCCGGAAGGGAGCGACGCCGGCCCGCGAGGGACAGCGGCTGATCATCCCGTTCAACATGGCGGAGGGGTCGATCCTGGCGCGCGGGAAGGGCAACGAGGAGTGGAACCGGACCGCACCACACGGTGCAGGGCGCGTGATGGGCCGACGGGAAGCCCACGAGGAGTTGAACATCGAGGCGTTCGAGGACGCGATGGAGGGCGTCTACTCCGAGTCGGTCGTCGAGGAAGTGGTCGACGAGGCGCCGATGGCATACAAGCCGACCGAGGCCATCGCTGAGGCGATCGAACCGACCGCCGAGATCGTCGACTGGCTCGAGGTGGTCCACAACCTCAAAGCGAAAGAGTAG
- a CDS encoding lipoate--protein ligase family protein, with protein sequence MNDPELSQLDWRLVPEESRPGPLQMALDETAAETAAEGGPCTVRVYRWEPSCLSLGYHQDPDTVDWEFCRREGIDVTRRQTGGGGIYHDNWGDISYSIAVPAESVPGDLLDCYHLLCEPVLSALSRMGVDAGFADEERPAIHQPACYLRELHPAHDVVVDGRKLSGNAQYRRHDAVIQHGSITFESLPGRHLETFQEPETSAATFRERTTDVASETDRQAGITRTAAVETLEETLAEWVDATTGSWTDAELERARERADGKYAAEPWIREREAPRA encoded by the coding sequence ATGAACGACCCGGAGCTTTCACAGCTGGACTGGCGGCTCGTCCCCGAGGAGTCCCGACCGGGACCGCTCCAGATGGCGCTCGACGAGACGGCCGCCGAAACGGCTGCCGAGGGCGGCCCCTGTACGGTTCGGGTGTACCGCTGGGAACCGAGCTGTCTCTCGCTCGGCTACCACCAGGACCCCGACACCGTCGACTGGGAGTTCTGCCGCCGGGAGGGGATCGACGTCACCCGCCGGCAGACGGGCGGCGGTGGCATCTACCACGACAACTGGGGAGACATCTCCTACTCGATCGCGGTGCCCGCCGAGTCGGTTCCGGGCGACCTGCTGGACTGCTATCACTTGCTGTGTGAACCCGTGCTTTCGGCGCTTTCGCGGATGGGCGTCGACGCCGGGTTCGCCGACGAGGAGCGACCCGCGATCCACCAGCCGGCGTGTTACCTCCGCGAGTTGCATCCCGCCCACGACGTCGTCGTCGACGGGCGGAAGCTGTCGGGCAACGCCCAGTACCGCCGCCACGACGCCGTGATCCAGCACGGATCGATCACCTTCGAGTCGCTGCCGGGCCGGCACCTCGAGACGTTCCAGGAACCGGAGACGTCGGCGGCGACGTTCCGGGAACGGACCACCGACGTCGCGAGCGAAACCGACCGGCAGGCGGGGATCACCCGGACGGCGGCCGTCGAAACGCTCGAGGAGACCCTGGCCGAGTGGGTCGACGCGACGACCGGTTCCTGGACCGACGCGGAGCTCGAACGGGCCCGCGAACGGGCCGACGGGAAGTACGCCGCCGAACCGTGGATTCGCGAGCGGGAAGCACCGCGGGCCTGA
- a CDS encoding aldo/keto reductase: MATTEGTWRYRDRFGDAFGRTGFRQFGPGVVSSLGVGTYLGEPTDAVDDRYREAIVTALENGVNVVDTAINYRCQRSERVVGRALGESDADREEVFVATKGGFVPFDGSRPADPGAYVRREFLETGLASPDDLARGSHCIAPSFLDAMLDRSLDNLGVDQLDLYYVHNPETQLAVRSREAVYDQLGAAFRLLERRRIAGDLGSYGVATWDAFRVPQGHERYLSLPEVISRADSAADAVGVADHGFDGHGLAAIQLPFNVHMADAFTERVHPVDGVEKSALECAREAGLGVFTSASIGQGELSVEGAIPPEIDERLAGDTPIQRAINFARSAPGVTCSLVGMSRPEHVRENVAACTFDPLGARAFDETFE; encoded by the coding sequence ATGGCCACCACGGAGGGGACCTGGCGGTACCGCGATCGGTTCGGGGACGCGTTCGGGCGGACGGGGTTTCGCCAGTTCGGCCCGGGTGTCGTCTCCAGTCTCGGGGTCGGGACGTATCTCGGCGAGCCGACCGACGCGGTGGACGACCGGTACCGGGAGGCGATCGTGACGGCGCTGGAAAACGGCGTCAACGTCGTCGACACGGCGATCAACTACCGGTGTCAGCGCAGCGAGCGCGTCGTCGGCCGGGCGCTCGGGGAGAGTGACGCCGACCGCGAGGAGGTGTTCGTCGCGACGAAGGGCGGGTTCGTCCCGTTCGACGGGAGTCGGCCGGCCGATCCGGGGGCGTACGTCCGGCGGGAGTTCCTCGAGACGGGGCTCGCGTCGCCCGACGACCTCGCCAGAGGGAGTCACTGCATCGCGCCGTCGTTTCTCGACGCGATGCTCGACCGTTCGCTCGACAACCTCGGGGTGGATCAGCTCGATCTGTACTACGTCCACAACCCCGAAACGCAGCTCGCGGTCCGCTCTCGGGAGGCGGTGTACGACCAGCTCGGGGCCGCGTTCCGGCTGCTCGAGCGCCGACGGATCGCCGGCGATCTCGGCAGCTACGGCGTCGCAACCTGGGACGCGTTCCGGGTTCCACAGGGACACGAGCGCTACCTCTCGTTGCCGGAGGTCATCTCCCGGGCGGATTCGGCTGCCGACGCCGTCGGTGTCGCCGACCACGGGTTCGACGGTCACGGGCTGGCGGCGATCCAGCTCCCGTTCAACGTCCACATGGCCGACGCCTTCACCGAACGGGTTCACCCCGTCGACGGGGTGGAGAAAAGCGCACTCGAGTGTGCCCGAGAGGCTGGCCTCGGAGTATTTACGAGCGCGAGTATCGGCCAGGGGGAGCTGTCGGTCGAGGGGGCGATCCCCCCCGAGATCGACGAGCGACTCGCGGGCGACACCCCGATCCAGCGGGCGATCAACTTCGCGCGGTCGGCCCCGGGCGTGACCTGCTCGCTGGTGGGGATGTCCCGGCCGGAACACGTCCGGGAGAACGTCGCCGCCTGCACGTTCGATCCGCTCGGCGCGCGGGCGTTCGACGAGACGTTCGAATAA
- a CDS encoding DUF1931 family protein, giving the protein MADLIVKAAVKEALDDKNVASDFYDALDEEVAELLEDAARRAEANDRKTVQPRDL; this is encoded by the coding sequence ATGGCAGATCTTATCGTCAAAGCAGCAGTCAAAGAGGCGCTGGACGACAAAAACGTCGCTTCGGACTTTTACGACGCGCTCGACGAGGAAGTTGCGGAACTGCTGGAAGACGCCGCCCGCCGAGCAGAGGCGAACGACCGCAAGACGGTCCAGCCTCGCGACCTGTAA
- a CDS encoding DUF2103 domain-containing protein yields MECKRCKSSLEKPGDYCLTCNTGNSDAVVVEFGTDRATLSMLDGEAVVGRTVVTTTPESGGEVGVVQLRNFAGRVADEIRRKRPETVYAAGDRAPLREARKQLRYEFYRVPDDDPVEWVLDRRGDRALEVVDVAPREKLGGRHSTLIGGRDGRRAMTTVAEHPHVKKLVPGPIDAGGTGSRTGLRAKVTRADDNGNLRLLLRSGSSVQENRIVTTASDRETGERIREDLNEALREAELQDVG; encoded by the coding sequence ATGGAGTGCAAGCGCTGTAAGAGCTCCCTGGAGAAGCCGGGGGACTACTGTCTGACCTGCAACACCGGAAACAGCGACGCCGTCGTCGTCGAGTTCGGGACAGACCGGGCGACGCTGTCGATGCTCGACGGGGAGGCGGTCGTCGGGCGGACCGTCGTGACGACGACGCCAGAATCCGGCGGGGAGGTCGGCGTCGTCCAGCTGCGCAACTTCGCCGGGCGGGTCGCAGACGAGATCCGCCGCAAACGGCCGGAGACGGTGTACGCCGCTGGAGACCGGGCCCCGTTGCGGGAGGCCCGCAAGCAGCTCCGCTACGAGTTCTACCGCGTCCCCGACGACGACCCCGTCGAGTGGGTGCTCGACCGACGCGGCGACCGAGCGCTCGAGGTCGTCGATGTCGCCCCCCGCGAGAAGCTCGGGGGGAGACACTCGACGCTGATCGGCGGCCGCGACGGCCGGCGTGCGATGACGACCGTCGCGGAGCACCCGCACGTAAAAAAGCTGGTCCCCGGCCCGATCGACGCCGGCGGCACCGGCTCCCGGACCGGCCTGCGGGCGAAGGTGACCCGCGCCGACGACAACGGCAACCTCCGGTTGCTGTTACGTTCTGGATCGAGCGTCCAGGAGAACCGGATCGTCACGACCGCGTCCGACCGCGAGACTGGCGAGCGGATCCGCGAGGACCTCAACGAGGCGCTCCGGGAGGCCGAACTGCAGGACGTCGGGTGA
- a CDS encoding deoxyribonuclease IV, giving the protein MTLKVGAHVSIAGGVDNAVENQLEIGGNCGQIFTHSPQVWQNPNIGDEEAAAFRDGTAEHLDGPWVIHSSYLVNLCTPKDDLREKSIDSMQKELDAAAALDIPYVNVHLGAHTGAGVEQGLDNAASALDELDVPEGVTILVESDAGSGTKLGGQFEHLAAVLSRSNRDLDVCLDTAHAFAAGYDLSTPEAVEETIAEFDDVIGLEHLQCVHLNDSKHACGTNKDEHAHVGEGEIGDDGMRAVINHPDLADVPLVLETPTEDGRGFAWNVSRVRELHDGVQAL; this is encoded by the coding sequence ATGACTCTCAAAGTCGGAGCACACGTCTCTATCGCCGGCGGCGTCGACAACGCCGTCGAGAACCAGTTGGAGATCGGCGGCAACTGCGGGCAGATATTCACTCACTCCCCGCAGGTGTGGCAGAACCCGAACATCGGCGACGAGGAGGCGGCAGCGTTCCGGGACGGTACCGCCGAACACCTCGACGGGCCGTGGGTGATCCACAGTTCGTACCTGGTGAACCTGTGTACGCCGAAAGACGACCTCCGCGAGAAGTCGATCGACTCGATGCAGAAGGAACTCGACGCCGCAGCAGCACTGGACATCCCGTACGTCAACGTCCACCTCGGCGCCCACACCGGTGCCGGCGTCGAACAGGGGCTCGACAACGCCGCCTCGGCGCTCGACGAGCTGGACGTCCCGGAGGGCGTGACGATCCTCGTGGAATCCGACGCCGGCAGCGGGACGAAGCTCGGCGGCCAGTTCGAGCACCTCGCGGCGGTACTCTCCCGATCGAACCGGGATCTCGACGTCTGTCTGGACACTGCCCACGCGTTCGCGGCGGGGTATGACCTCTCGACGCCCGAAGCGGTCGAGGAGACGATCGCGGAGTTCGACGACGTGATCGGGCTGGAACACCTGCAGTGTGTCCATCTCAACGACTCGAAACACGCCTGCGGAACGAACAAGGACGAACACGCCCACGTCGGCGAGGGGGAGATCGGCGATGACGGTATGCGCGCGGTGATCAACCACCCCGACCTGGCGGACGTGCCGCTCGTGCTGGAGACGCCGACCGAAGACGGCAGAGGGTTCGCGTGGAACGTCTCCCGCGTCCGGGAGCTTCACGATGGAGTGCAAGCGCTGTAA
- a CDS encoding GIY-YIG nuclease family protein yields the protein MPYVYVLECADGTLYTGYTTDIERRVAEHNAGEGAKYTRGRTPVELVHLEEYDSRSAAMSREHEIKSLSRAEKRQLIGEQGDLPDGF from the coding sequence GTGCCGTACGTGTACGTCCTCGAGTGTGCCGACGGAACGCTGTACACCGGCTACACGACTGACATCGAGCGCCGGGTCGCGGAACACAACGCCGGCGAGGGGGCGAAGTACACCCGGGGACGGACCCCGGTCGAGCTGGTACATCTGGAAGAATACGACTCGCGCTCGGCGGCGATGTCCCGGGAACACGAGATCAAGTCGCTGTCGCGGGCGGAGAAACGGCAACTGATCGGCGAGCAGGGCGACCTGCCGGACGGTTTTTGA
- a CDS encoding DUF424 domain-containing protein, which translates to MLLRERDTPEGLLVSVCDSDCLGETYENGEARLEVDPGFYGGEAAVEAGADAVVESLHRAQVANLVGTESVGVAIEAGLVDEETVLEFEGTRHAQLLWL; encoded by the coding sequence ATGCTCCTCCGCGAACGAGACACCCCGGAAGGGCTGCTCGTCTCGGTCTGCGATTCGGACTGTCTCGGCGAGACGTACGAGAACGGCGAAGCGAGGCTGGAAGTCGACCCCGGCTTTTACGGGGGCGAGGCAGCCGTCGAGGCCGGCGCCGACGCCGTCGTCGAGAGCCTCCACCGCGCGCAGGTGGCGAACCTGGTGGGGACCGAAAGCGTCGGGGTAGCGATCGAGGCGGGGCTCGTCGACGAGGAGACGGTCCTCGAGTTCGAGGGGACCAGACACGCCCAGTTGCTCTGGCTGTGA